One genomic region from Capra hircus breed San Clemente chromosome 18, ASM170441v1, whole genome shotgun sequence encodes:
- the RDH13 gene encoding retinol dehydrogenase 13 isoform X3: protein MEKCEAAAKEIRGETLNHRVNARHLDLASLKSIREFAAQVTEEEEHVHILINNAAVMRCPHWTTEDGFEMQLGVNYLGHFLLTNLLLDKLKASAPSRIINVSSLAHVAGHIDFEDLNWEERKYDTKAAYCQSKLAIVLSTKELSRRLQGTGVTVNALHPGVARTELGRHSGMRSSAFSSFTLGPIFWLLVKSPQLAAQPSVYLAVAEELEGVSGKYFDVLKEKPPAPEAEDEEVAKRLWAESVRLVGLEMSHGSHGKRGQPLPK, encoded by the exons ATGGAGAAGTGCGAAGCGGCGGCCAAGGAGATTCGAGGGGAGACCCTTAATCACCGCGTCAACGCCCGGCACCTGGACTTGGCCTCGCTGAAGTCCATCCGAGAGTTCGCGGCGCAGGTCACTGAAG AGGAGGAGCATGTTCACATCCTGATCAACAACGCGGCCGTGATGCGGTGCCcccactggaccaccgaggacGGCTTTGAGATGCAGCTTGGCGTTAACTACCTGG GCCACTTCCTTTTGACGAACTTGCTGCTGGACAAGCTGAAAGCCTCCGCCCCCTCGCGCATCATCAACGTCTCGTCCTTGGCCCACGTTGCTGGGCACATAGACTTCGAGGACTTGAACTGGGAGGAGAGGAAGTATGACACGAAGGCGGCCTACTGCCAGAGCAAGCTGGCCATCGTCCTCTCCACCAAGGAGCTGAGCCGGCGGCTTCAAG GCACGGGCGTGACTGTCAACGCCTTGCATCCCGGCGTGGCCAGGACAGAGCTGGGCAGACACTCGGGCATGCGCAGCTCCGCCTTCTCCAGCTTCACGCTTG GGCCCATCTTCTGGCTGCTGGTCAAGAGCCCCCAGCTGGCGGCCCAGCCCAGCGTCTACCTGGCCGTGGCGGAGGAGTTGGAGGGCGTTTCTGGAAAGTACTTTGATGTACTCAAAGAGAAGCCTCCGGCCCCAGAAGCTGAGGATGAGGAAGTAGCCAAGAGGCTTTGGGCTGAAAGTGTCCGCCTGGTGGGCTTGGAGATGTCCCATGGATCCCATGGGAAGAGGGGACAGCCGCTCCCCAAATAA
- the RDH13 gene encoding retinol dehydrogenase 13 isoform X1, producing the protein MSRYVLPLSVLGTAVGGAVLLKDFVTGGACPSKATIPGKTVIVTGANTGIGKQTALELAKRGGNIILACRDMEKCEAAAKEIRGETLNHRVNARHLDLASLKSIREFAAQVTEEEEHVHILINNAAVMRCPHWTTEDGFEMQLGVNYLGHFLLTNLLLDKLKASAPSRIINVSSLAHVAGHIDFEDLNWEERKYDTKAAYCQSKLAIVLSTKELSRRLQGTGVTVNALHPGVARTELGRHSGMRSSAFSSFTLGPIFWLLVKSPQLAAQPSVYLAVAEELEGVSGKYFDVLKEKPPAPEAEDEEVAKRLWAESVRLVGLEMSHGSHGKRGQPLPK; encoded by the exons ATGAGCCGCTACGTTCTGCCGCTGTCCGTGCTGGGCACGGCCGTGGGCGGCGCCGTGCTGCTCAA ggacttTGTCACCGGCGGGGCTTGTCCCAGCAAGGCCACCATTCCCGGGAAGACTGTCATTGTGACTGGTGCCAACACGGGCATTGGGAAGCAGACCGCCTTGGAGCTGGCCAAAAGAG GAGGCAACATCATTCTGGCCTGTCGAGACATGGAGAAGTGCGAAGCGGCGGCCAAGGAGATTCGAGGGGAGACCCTTAATCACCGCGTCAACGCCCGGCACCTGGACTTGGCCTCGCTGAAGTCCATCCGAGAGTTCGCGGCGCAGGTCACTGAAG AGGAGGAGCATGTTCACATCCTGATCAACAACGCGGCCGTGATGCGGTGCCcccactggaccaccgaggacGGCTTTGAGATGCAGCTTGGCGTTAACTACCTGG GCCACTTCCTTTTGACGAACTTGCTGCTGGACAAGCTGAAAGCCTCCGCCCCCTCGCGCATCATCAACGTCTCGTCCTTGGCCCACGTTGCTGGGCACATAGACTTCGAGGACTTGAACTGGGAGGAGAGGAAGTATGACACGAAGGCGGCCTACTGCCAGAGCAAGCTGGCCATCGTCCTCTCCACCAAGGAGCTGAGCCGGCGGCTTCAAG GCACGGGCGTGACTGTCAACGCCTTGCATCCCGGCGTGGCCAGGACAGAGCTGGGCAGACACTCGGGCATGCGCAGCTCCGCCTTCTCCAGCTTCACGCTTG GGCCCATCTTCTGGCTGCTGGTCAAGAGCCCCCAGCTGGCGGCCCAGCCCAGCGTCTACCTGGCCGTGGCGGAGGAGTTGGAGGGCGTTTCTGGAAAGTACTTTGATGTACTCAAAGAGAAGCCTCCGGCCCCAGAAGCTGAGGATGAGGAAGTAGCCAAGAGGCTTTGGGCTGAAAGTGTCCGCCTGGTGGGCTTGGAGATGTCCCATGGATCCCATGGGAAGAGGGGACAGCCGCTCCCCAAATAA